TTGAGTACCAATAAAGAAATTCCTCACCGCCTGTAACCTCCCGAAAGATTGTTTCCACATACATTTTTTCATCTTCCAACGTCAGCAGCACCTTGTCCATTTCCTTATTTAGAAGCGCCATCCATTTATCCACGACTGCAGATTTACCTTTTTTCACTTTTACTTTCGTCAACTCTATATTCACAAGCAGCACCCTCCTCAAGTAATTAATGTCATTATAGCAAACTAATTAGATATCCGTCTAATTAGTTTGCTATAAAAGAAGATCGAGTTCGCCTCGACCTTCCTTCCTGCTTTATTTAGCCTGAAATTACTTCATAAATTAATTCAGGAGCATCTACTTTTTGATCTGTCACTTTAATATGCTCATATAATCTTTGTTTAACATCATCGACATTGTCTGTATTACTATAAATCGTCACAAGGGATTCGCCTGCTTCCACCTTGTCACCGATTTTCTTGTTTAGAACCAATCCAACAGCTAAGTCAATTTCTGACTCCTTCGTCGCTCTGCCAGCACCTAGAATCATCGCTGCTGTTCCGATACTATCAGCCGTGATTTCTGCCACATAGCCGGACTCCTTTGCAGGTAGCTCAAGCTTGTATTGTGCTTGTGGAAGACGCTCAGGCTCATCCACAACACTTGAATCGCCGCCTTGTGATTCTAAAAACAGCTTGAACGTTTCCAAGGCTTTGCCGCTCTTAATTGCATCCTCGAGCATTTCTCTTGCTGTTTCAATATTTTCAGCCTTCTCCGCTAAATACACCATCTGAGAGCCTAGAGTGAGACAAAGCTCTGTTAAGTCTGCTGGTCCTTGACCCTTTAATGTATCGATTGCTTCCTTCACTTCTAAAGCATTACCGATGGCAAATCCAAGCGGCTGGCTCATGTCAGAAATAATTGCCATCGTCTTGCGGCCGACATTATTGCCGATTCGAACCATTGCTTCTGCAAGTTCCCTTGAGTCATCCAATGACTTCATAAAAGCTCCTGCCCCTGTTTTAACATCAAGACAAATCGCGTCAGCACCGGCAGCGATTTTTTTGCTCATTATGCTGCTTGCAATAAGAGGAATACTGTTTACTGTTGCCGTAACATCTCTTAAAGCATACAATTTCTTATCAGCAGGAGTCAGATTGCCGCTTTGACCAATGACAGCAACCTTATTTTTATTTACTAGTTTAATAAATTCTTCTTTATCGATTTCCACATGGAAACCTTTTACTGCTTCTAATTTATCAATCGTTCCGCCAGTATGGCCAAGACCCCTGCCGCTCATTTTCGCAACAGGAACGCCTACAGCCGCAACGAGCGGGCCGAGTACAAGTGTCGTCGTATCGCCGACACCGCCAGTAGAATGTTTGTCAACTTTGATTCCTTCAATTGCCGACAGGTCGATTACATCACCGGAATGAACCATTGCCATTGTTAAATCAGCTCGTTCCTTCTCGGTCATGCCTTGAAAAAACACTGCCATTGTAAATGCACTGATTTGATAATCAGGTATTGTACCATCTGTATAGCCGTTGATAATGAAAGAAATTTCCTCTTCCGTCAATTCGCGTCCATCACGTTTTTTCTCAATTAAATCAACCATTCGCATTTTCATAGTGAGAATCCCCTTATCTACTATTCGCCGATTTTTGTAACCAATTCTTTCACATATTTAAGGAAGTCTGCTTTAACTTTTTCTGTCGTTTCAATTACTTCTTCATGATTCAACGGCTGGTCAAGAATACCTGCTGCCATGTTGGAAATACAAGAGATTCCAAGGACTTTAAGTCCAGCATGTCTAGCAACAATTACCTCTGGAACTGTTGACATACCGACTGCATCTCCGCCAAGAACTCTAAGCATTCTAACCTCTGCCGGTGTTTCATACGATGGACCTGTGTTACCGACATATACGCCTTCTTGTACCTTTAAGCCGATGCTTGCAGCGATTTCTTTAGCTGTTGAACGTAAATTTTTGCAATATGCTTCAGACATATCAGGGAATCTAACGCCTAGGGCAGAATCATTTGGGCCGATAAGCGGGTTTGTTCCCATATTATTAATATGATCTGAAATAAGCATTAAGTCTCCAGGAGCGTATGATTCATTCACACCGCCTGCTGCATTTGTTACGATTAAGTTTTCGACACCTAATTCTTTCATAACACGAACTGGGAATGTCACTTTTTCAAAAGTGTACCCTTCGTAATAATGGAATCTCCCTTGCATTGCAACAACTTCCACACCGCCAATTGTTCCAAATACAAGCTGACCAGCATGGCCTTCTACTGTTGAAACTGGGAATTCTGGAATTTGCTCGTACGGAATTTTTACAGCATTTTCGATTTCTTCAGCTAGAACACCAAGTCCTGAGCCTAAGATGAGGCCAATTTTTGGCACAGCGGAATATTTTCCCTTCAAAAAGTCTGCTGATTGTTTAATTTTAGTATAATCCATGTTCACTGCTCCTTATATTAACTCTTTTAAAAAGCTCTTTCCGTTTTTTGGCATAGAGACATTAAAGTTTTCTGCAATCGTTGCGCCAATGTCCGCGAACGTTTCTCTTAACGGAAGCTGTTGTCCTGCACTGATTTTTTTGTTGTATACTAACAGCGGCACATACTCTCTCGTATGGTCAGTTCCATGATGGACAGGATCATTTCCGTGGTCTGCTGTGATAATCAGCAAATCATCCTCGTTTAAGTGCGGCAGCACTTCTGAAAGCCTTGCATCATATTCCTCAAGCGCCTTGCCATAGCCGATTGGATCACGTCTATGTCCGTAAAGAGCATCAAAATCGACAAGATTTAAGAAGCTTAATCCCGTAAAGTCCATATGTAAAGTTTCAAGCAGCTTATCCATCCCATCCATATTCGATACGGTTCTTAGTGACTTAGTAACACCTTCGCCATCATATATATCAGAGATTTTACCGATAGCAATGCTGTCAAAACCGCTGTCTTTCAGTTCGTTCATTACTGTTCTTTCAAACGGCTTCAACGCATAATCATGGCGGTTTGCTGTTCTTTTAAAGCTGCCTGGTTCACCTACAAACGGTCTTGCAATAATTCTGCCTACCATATACTTCTCATCAAGTGTCAATTCTCTTGCAATTTCACAAATCTCGTAAAGCTCCTTTAATGGTACAACTTCTTCATGTGCTGCAATTTGCAGGACAGAATCAGCTGATGTATAGACAATCAAGGCACCTGTTTTCATATGCTCTTCGCCAAGCTCATCTAAAATTTCCGTACCGCTGGCAGGTTTATTGCCGATAATTTCTCTGCCTGTTTTTGCTTTTAATTCATTTAACAGCTCATCCGGGAATCCTTCCGGGAAAACACGAAACGGTGTGTCAATACGCAGGCCCATGATTTCCCAGTGACCAGTCATTGTATCCTTGCCGTTTGATGCTTCCTGCATTTTCGTATAATGAGCCATCGGCTTGTCTGCTTTATCAATACCTTTAATTTCTTCGATGTTGCTCAAGCCAAGTTTCCCCATATTTGGCATATGGAGACCATTCATCTTTTCAGCTATATGACCAAAAGTATGGGCACCTAAATCGCCGAATTTTTCAGCATCAGGAGCTTCACCAATTCCGACTGAATCCATCACAATTAGGAATACCCTTTTAAATGGATATGTGGACATTTAATTACCTCCTATATATGAATTAATCATCCTATTTTACCCTTTAGTATGTATCTTTAACCTAAAAAATTATAGCATATTGTCAGAAGTCTGACATCTATTTGCATAAAAATAATTTTAGGGCCAGTCCTTCCACCATTGTATGAAAAAAGGTGAAAGGGCTGCCCCTATGCTCTTGGATGATATTGACTATAAACGTCTTTTAATCTTGTTTTTGTAACATGTGTATAAATTTGTGTTGTAGAGATGTCAGCATGTCCAAGCATTTCTTGAACTGCCCGCAAATCTGCCCCATTCTCAAGCAGATGTGTCGCAAAAGAATGCCTTAGGGTATGGGGAGTTATCTCCTTATTAATCTCCGCTTCTTTGCCGAGTCGTTTTAAGATTTTCCAGAAGCCTTGCCGTGACAGTCTTCTGCCGTGATGGTTTAGAAACAGGGCATCTCCTACTTCTTTTTTGCTTATAAAAGCAGGTCTTCCTTCTTCAAGGTATTCTGTAAGCGCCCTTGTGGCGGCACCCCCGATTGGAATGATTCGCTCCTTATTCCCTTTACCGATACACCGAACGAAGCCCATCATTAAATGGACATCATCCATATTCAACTGAATCAGCTCACTCACCCGTATTCCTGTTGCATATAAAAGCTCCAGCATAGCCTTGTCTCTTTTTCCAAAATGATCCAGCTTATTCGGAAATTCAAGCAACGCCTCTACCTCTTTCATAGACAGCACCTTAGGCAATGACCTTTCTCCTTGCGGCGATTCAATATGTACGGTCGGATCCTCTTCGGTCACCCTGTCCCGAAAAAGGAATTGGTGAAACGCTCTGATAGAAGCTATGTGTCTGGCAATTGTTTTAGAAGATTTTCCGTTATCTTTCAAAAACCCCAAAAACCGAACAATATGTGCACGCTGAATATCGGTAAGGCCAACCATCTCTACTTCTTTCATGTACTTACTGTAGGATTTCAAATCCCGTTCATACGAAACTAGAGTGTTTTTTGCCAGACCCTTCTCCACCAATAAAAAATGCATAAAGTCCTTTAGCTGTTCTTCCATTAGTCATTACTCCCCATTTAAGTAAAAAAGAAATATTCGTTCCTTCCAGGAAAATTCCTCTGCCTTTCCATCACCACTCACTTTCACAGCAGCTCCAGATGGTTCATCATAACGATGAAAATCCTGATATTCTTCATTAAACCATATAAGCGCATAATAAAAAAGAACTGTGCATCCTACAAACAGCAAAAAAACCTTTGCTGTCCGAAAAACTACTTTAGACCATTGCAGCATTATTACTCCTCCAAACTAGTGTCATACTAAAAGCTATGCCAGTTTACGGAGTAAATATACCTGTAATAGGACCTAAAACTACTAAACAATGCAAAAAACCTTCTCCATATGAAAAAGGTTTCTCATTCTTTGATTAATCTGCACTTTTTTCAATACAGCGATGACATATTCCATGAAAGGTTAAACGGTGATCTTTTATTTTAAAGTTCCAGTCACGTTCAACCACTTTTTCAACATCCCCTAATAAATCCTCTTGAATTTCATCAACAGCTCCACATTCTATGCATACTAAATGATGGTGAAAGTGAGCTGCACCTTCTTGTCGCAAGTCATATCTAGAAACACCGTCACCGAAATTTATCTTGTCGACTATTTTCAGCTCAGTCAGCAGCTCTAATGTCCGGTAAACTGTCGCTAATCCAATCTCGGGAGATTTCTCTTTTACAAGGAGGTAAACATCTTCTGCACTTAAGTGGTCTTCTTCATTCTCTAGCAAAACCCTCACTGTTGCTTCCCTTTGAGGAGTTAATTTATAGCTCGAAGAATGCAACAGCTTTTTTATTCTATCTATTCTACTTTCCATTCCGAAAGTCCCTCCCTAGCCACTGTCCATATCATTATAACAGAAGAAGGAATAGAATCCTAATAAAAATTATTATAAATAAGAATCAATAATTATTTGTTAATTAAAATAATTATAATTTACTTACACTTTCGGGATGAACCCTATAAATGATTCTACCATATTAATAATCGATTTCATAAGTCCTGGTGAAATATAGGCCTCCACTCCAGCGGCAGCAGCAAGGAATATCATAGCAGCAAACAGCAGAAACATATATCTTCCAAATAACGGCAGCATCGGCTCTCCCATTTTTTTCATAAATTGCTGTCTAATCATCTTAAATGAAAACGAAACAGACAAGGTTGCAGAGATGATAAAAATCGGGATAATGATAATATTTTGAGGCAAAACAGACACAAAAGAAAGCAAGAAGCCGTTCCAGCCCATCTGGTTTACTAAAAATCCGACTGTAAATCCAACAACCATCCCTTTAATGAACAATAAAATGAGAATAACCGGCAAACCGATGATAGAAATACCCAAGAGCCACATCAAGCCGATGAATTTACTGTTATGAGAAAAGCTTTGAATAAATAAATCCTTGCTGTCAGCAACCTTGCCATTAGAAATTTGGCTGAAAAACTGTGACAGATAATAGAATAAATCTTCCTTTTGGCTCAATGTTAAACTGTTCACGACAATTGCTCCAAATATGACACCCATCAAAAACAACACCGCAATAAATAAATAGATGGAGGAATGCTCCCGAAAATGATTTGCTAGAATGTTCTGGTACTTATTTTTTTTCATTGCTACCTCTCCTCTGTGCCAATCTGTTAGTTCATTCTATGAAAAGATTCAGCAGTATATGACTAGCAAATCTAGTATTTTTCTACCAAAAGTATCTGTAAATTATAGATGGCAGCACGTATACTAAAAGAAACCAATAGAAGGGGCGAGCGCTTATGAAACCAATCCTCCTTGATTTTCCTCCTAGAATAGAAACAGACAGACTGTATTTAAGGCCATGCCTACCAGGTGACGGAAAACTAGTTTTGGACAGCATCCAGCATTCCTTGCAAGAGCTGCAAGATTGGCTCCCTTTTGCCCACAAACAGCAAACATACGAAGAAATAGAAGAGAATATTAGAAGGTCGTATGCTAAATTTATTTTACGAGAAGACATTCGCTTGCATATCTTCTTGAAAGAGACAGACACATTTATTGGATCAACTGGCCTTCACAAAATTAATTGGGATGCTCGCATTTTTGAAATCGGCTACTGGTGTGATTCAAGATTTGCTGGATGTGGCTATATTACGGAAAGCACGAAGGGATTGGTCCAATTTGCGAAAGATGTTCTAAAAGCAAATCGAATTGAGATTCGCTGTGACCCTCTCAATACAAAAAGTAGGAACATCCCTGAAAAGCTCGGATTTACGCTGGAAGGAATTCAAAGGAAGGATTGTATGAGCGCAGACGGAAGTACCCTTAGAGATACTTGTGTGTTTGCTTTGACTTAACTCATGACAAAAAACGAAAAGAAACGGCCAATCCGCCATTTCTTCTCGTTTTTTATTCGTCATTTTTATTAGAAACACGCCCATACCTGCCGCCGCCGCCAACAGTGAGCGACAGCTTGCCAGCTCTTGCAGCTTGGATATATTCGGCCACCTGAGTCGGAAGTATTTCAGCAAGCTGCTCATACGGTGCTTCGTGAATAATTTGCATTTCCGTCGAAAAATAATGAAGCAGCTTCTCAAGTGTTTTTTTCCCTAAACCTGGAATAAACTCCAGTGGAACTTGATGAATATAGGGCGGCCTTGACGGCTTATCACCAGCAGTGGCAAGCTCTTTTATCCTTGCAGCCACCCCTTTTTTTCCGTTTTTATGCCCGCAGCTTGAGCATACCTCTTCCTCTTCTCCTAATGGCTTGTGGCATTTTAAACAAACTGTATTATGATATTTGCCTAACAAAGGATCCATTCCATAGTTTTCTGCGACTTGCCGGCCATCGACACCCTGCAATGCTTTCTCCAGCTCTGTGAAGGATGCTTCCTCTACCTCTAAAATTTGATACTCTCGGGCAATTTTTGCCAGAGAATGGGCATCTGAATTGGTGATATACGTATAGCTGTGTAGCTCCTTGATCTGATCTGCCATCATAGTATTCGAGCTTAGGCCCAGTTCTACAGCATCAATCAAATCTGGATCAAAAACTTCTGAAAGGGATGCTTTTACGCCGCTTCCGTACAAACTTTTATATGGTGTAAAGATATGTGCAGGAATAAACAAACCGCCAAGACTCTTTACCATTTTTTGCAGTTCTTTGCCTGTCACATAGATGCGCTGTGAGCTTAATTGAATGTTTTTCATGTATTTAGAAAGCCATGATGAGAATTCCTTCATAGCCGTCAATGTCGGCATATAACAGAGCACATGGATAGGCCCTTTACAAGAATCATCATATATTTCAAGCTCAGAACCAGGAATAATGGTTATTCCATCCATCTCCAGTCCCCCGCCTGTCTTTTGAACCATTCTGCCTTTTGCGATGTATTCATCCATTTCCATTAGTATTTCTGGCGAATGGCAATCGATAATTCCAATCATATCAAGCCCCTTTTGAAAACTGGCATATTCGATAATATTCAAAAGCGTCAATGTACGAGATCCTGTGATTTTTACTGCCTTACCGCTTGCTGTTCTGCCGATATGGATATGTAAATCTGCAAATATGCGAATCATTAAATCACCTTATTTTCCTAGAAGCTGCCAGTACTGGACGGCATACATTGTTTTGGCATCAAAAATTTTTTGCTCCGTTATTAAGCTTTGTGCTTCCTCCATTGTAATTTCCATCAAGTTGACGAATTCATCTTCATCTAGTTCTGCCGCATTTTCTATTTTATAAAGACCGCTCGCCAAGTATACATGGACAATTTCATCAGCAAAGCCAGGGGAAGTATAAAAGGAGCTGATAAGCTTCATTTCCTTACATCCATAGCCGGTTTCTTCCTCTAATTCCCTTCTTGCACAAAGAGCTGGGTCCTCATCCTTTTCAAGCTTGCCTGCCGGAATTTCCACAATCGCTTTTTCCAAGGCTTTCCTGTATTGCTCCACCACCACAAGCTTCCCTTCTTCTGTTATCGCTATAACTGCAACAGCTCCAGGATGCTTAATAATCTCTCTTTTGGAAGTACTGCCATTCGGAAGCATTACCTCATCCACTTGTAAGGAAATAATTCTCCCGTTAAAAATCTTCTCTGTGCTGATTGTCTTTTCTTCTAAATTTTCCATTTGTCCTTCACTCCTGTTCTAAGCAATTCCATTTTTCATATATTTCATTATACTTATTTCCCTGTGCAAAAGGGAAGGAAACGGAGGATGTCTTTGAAGATTTATAAACAGGAAAAAGCCATTATACTGACTGGAAAGGCATGGCAAGTCCGGCATATGCTTAAAAACTACCGTAAAGACTATGTTTATATTAAGGATTGGATAAAGGGCGAAAAAACACTGCAGAAAAAAGAAGACAAACTTTAAGCCACTTTTTTTGTCTTCTTCTCCTCCTTTTCGTTAAAATAAAGATGGAAATACTAGTGAGAGAGGTGTGCTTATGAAGAAAAATCGTTTAGGACAATCTGATTTACATGTTTCTGCTCTCGGACTAGGCTGCATGAGTCTTGGGACAGACGAAAAAACAGCCTTCCCTATCCTTGAAGCAGCACTGGAAGCAGGCGTTAATTATTTTGACACAGCCGATTTATATGATTTCGGACAGAATGAACAAATCTTAGGTAAATTCTTTAAGCAAAACCGAGAGAATGTTATTATTGCTTCTAAAGCTGGCAACAAGTGGCAGGAAAACAAAGAAGGCTGGACGTGGGATGCCAGTAAGGCTTATATAAAAGAAGCGGCCAAACAAAGCTTGAAACGCCTTGATACAGATTATATCGACTTGTACCAGCTTCACGGCGGAACGCTCGATGATCCTATTGAGGAGACGATTGAGGCATTCGAAGAGCTAAAAGCAGAAGGTTATATCCGTTATTACGGCATTTCTTCCATCCGCCCAAACGTTATTAGAGAATATGTAAAGCGTTCTAATATTGTTTCAGTTATGATGCAATACAGCATATTGGACAGGCGTCCAGAAGAGGAAGCCTTGCCACTTCTTCATGACAGCGGAATCAGTGTTGTCACGCGCGGTCCAGTAGCAAAGGGCTTGCTGAGTGATAATTACCTAAAAAAGCTTACGGCAAAAGGCTATTTAGACTACAGTGAAGAAGAGCTCCGCTCCACACTGGAAGGTTTACAGGCACGCTTTGAAGGCAAACGCTCTATTTTGGAAGCAGCTGTCCAATACAATCTTTCCAATCCGGCAGTTGCTACTGTTATTGCTGGGGCTAGCAGTGTGGAACAGCTGCAGGAAAACGCCAGAGCTGTTAACAGCATTGCCTTAACTCAGGACGAACAAAAAGTCATTCAAGCCGTATCAAAAGCTTCCTTCTATAAGGATCACCGATAAGAGTAAACAAAAAAAAGCAGGATTTTAGCCTGCTTTTTTTATTTGTATTCTTTCCAATTCATAGGGGTCTCGTTCAAAAGTTCTTCAAAGCTTTTGTTTTTATCACGCTGCCTGCGCTCTTCTTTTTTTCTTTCTTCTTCGACTTTAAGTTTTTCTTCTTCTGCAGCTTTCAGCTCCTGCTTCTTATCCTTAAGCTGTTTGGCAAGCTGTTCATTCAGCATATCTCCAAGTGTTACAGGCTTATCTGTGTTATCCTTTTTTGCAGGTCTGTTTTGTTTTCTCATGGCAAGAAACCACCTTTCCATTAATCTTCGATTGTAATCGTCTCTTCAAGGCTAACCTTAACATTGCCTTTAATTGCTCTTGTAATCATGCAAGATGCCTCTGCCTTTTCCGCGAGCCTTTTTGCAAGCTCCACCTCTTTGCTTGAAGATCCAGCTGGAAGAACTATATTTGGACGATGGATGATTTCTTTATATGTAAAGACACCGTTTGTCACATCTACAATCGCTTCCGATGCCAATGTTAAGCTATTTTTATCTAATTTGCTTCTTTCCATCATTGCTGCCAATGTAATTATAAAGCAAGTAGCCGCTGCACCGAGCAGCATTTCATCAGGATTTGTCCCGACACCTGGACCATCCATTTCCTTTGGAATAGAAATTTGTGTTTTTAAATTGCCGCTTTCAATTGTGCCAATATCATTACGAAGTCCTGGCCAATTTGCCTGCAAATGAAAATGATGTTCTGCCATTCCTTTCATCGTCCTTTCTGTAAAACCTGATGAAAGTATCATACCATAATTTTGGAGCGTTTGTTCGTTGGAAGCTTATACAATTACTCACTTGACTCATCTTTTCCTGTTTAGGCTTTTATGTGTATCGAATCTCGTGTTTTTGTGTATGTATAATACTAGCAAAGCTTGTTTCATGCTTAGCTAAAAGCCAGTAAGGAGACAAGGGGTGCAAATTATATTATTGTCCGCTTTGTTTCTATAGAAAATAATGGTAAACTCATATTAGTTTTTTGAAATGAAATATTTTGTTCGGAGGAATGAATGTGAAAAAATTTTTTCGCTATTTTTTTTCATTCTTAGTTTTTATCTCATCCATCGGTGTATATTGTACGAACCGATTGATGTATATGAAGAAAAAAGAAGACGAATTTATTTTTAACAGGGAAAAAGCAGCTGGAAGACTTAAGCCAGAAGTTCTGGAATCCCTAAAAAAACGGGAAGTAACCATCCCTTCCCCATATGGATACATGCTGAAAGCAGTTGTAGCAGAGCCTTTCCTTGAAAAGCGGTATATTATTATTGCCCACGGGGTGACGGAAAGCAAAACGAACTCCATTAAATATATGAACTTGTTTCTTGAGAGAGGATTTAATGTTGTCATTTATGATCATCGTCGTCACGGGGAGTCTGGCGGAAAAACAACTAGCTTTGGTCATTACGAAAAATTCGATTTAAAAGCTGTTGTTGATTGGTTAAAGGCAGACAAAGGCAAAGACATACTTTTAGGTATTCACGGGGAATCGATGGGAGCTGCCACGATGATTCTATATGCCGGGATGGTCGAAGACGGTGCTGATTTTTATATTGCTGATTGCCCTTTTTCCGATTTTGGCGAACAGCTTAATCATCTTGTCAAAGCTGAAATGAAGGTGCCTGGAAAACTGTTTCTGCCAATTGCTGATGTTTTTCTGCGGGCAAGAGAACGATATTCTATCCGCCAAGTGTCTCCCATTGCAGTTATTGATAAAATCGCGAAGCCGATGCTGTTTATCCATAGTGAAAAAGACTCCTTTATTTTGCCGCATATGACACAGGAGCTTTTTGAAAAGAAACAAGGACCTAAAAAGCTTTTTTTAGCATTAAATGGTTTTCATGCCCAAAGCTATAATGAAAATAAAGAAGAATATGAAAAAGTAATTGATGATTTTTTGCAGGAATATGTCATTCAGTGATTTATTCACATATTCTTTATAGGAAGGTTTGCTTCTTTATATGAAAGTTCTATCCATGATCCAGCCTTGGGCAAGTTTATTTGTACTTGGTGAAAGTAAATTCGAGACAAGGTCGTGGAAAACAAATTACCGCGGACCTCTTGCCATTCATACGAGTAAGAAAATAGACAAGAAGGCAAGCAGCCATCCCAATATTCAAAAACTGTTGAACTTAAAAGGCCAAGCGCCAGACACTCTCCCAACAGGAATGATTATCGGCGTCTGCATGTTAACAGACTGCTTACGAGTGATAGACAGCCGAGAG
This DNA window, taken from Niallia sp. Man26, encodes the following:
- a CDS encoding DUF6176 family protein; this encodes MNIELTKVKVKKGKSAVVDKWMALLNKEMDKVLLTLEDEKMYVETIFREVTGGEEFLYWYSIQGEGGALLAESKHEIDNLHIAYWEECIDKEYEPVHMKNEVVMIQNKVMDVLQ
- a CDS encoding pyrimidine-nucleoside phosphorylase; its protein translation is MRMVDLIEKKRDGRELTEEEISFIINGYTDGTIPDYQISAFTMAVFFQGMTEKERADLTMAMVHSGDVIDLSAIEGIKVDKHSTGGVGDTTTLVLGPLVAAVGVPVAKMSGRGLGHTGGTIDKLEAVKGFHVEIDKEEFIKLVNKNKVAVIGQSGNLTPADKKLYALRDVTATVNSIPLIASSIMSKKIAAGADAICLDVKTGAGAFMKSLDDSRELAEAMVRIGNNVGRKTMAIISDMSQPLGFAIGNALEVKEAIDTLKGQGPADLTELCLTLGSQMVYLAEKAENIETAREMLEDAIKSGKALETFKLFLESQGGDSSVVDEPERLPQAQYKLELPAKESGYVAEITADSIGTAAMILGAGRATKESEIDLAVGLVLNKKIGDKVEAGESLVTIYSNTDNVDDVKQRLYEHIKVTDQKVDAPELIYEVISG
- a CDS encoding purine-nucleoside phosphorylase, producing the protein MDYTKIKQSADFLKGKYSAVPKIGLILGSGLGVLAEEIENAVKIPYEQIPEFPVSTVEGHAGQLVFGTIGGVEVVAMQGRFHYYEGYTFEKVTFPVRVMKELGVENLIVTNAAGGVNESYAPGDLMLISDHINNMGTNPLIGPNDSALGVRFPDMSEAYCKNLRSTAKEIAASIGLKVQEGVYVGNTGPSYETPAEVRMLRVLGGDAVGMSTVPEVIVARHAGLKVLGISCISNMAAGILDQPLNHEEVIETTEKVKADFLKYVKELVTKIGE
- the deoB gene encoding phosphopentomutase, which translates into the protein MSTYPFKRVFLIVMDSVGIGEAPDAEKFGDLGAHTFGHIAEKMNGLHMPNMGKLGLSNIEEIKGIDKADKPMAHYTKMQEASNGKDTMTGHWEIMGLRIDTPFRVFPEGFPDELLNELKAKTGREIIGNKPASGTEILDELGEEHMKTGALIVYTSADSVLQIAAHEEVVPLKELYEICEIARELTLDEKYMVGRIIARPFVGEPGSFKRTANRHDYALKPFERTVMNELKDSGFDSIAIGKISDIYDGEGVTKSLRTVSNMDGMDKLLETLHMDFTGLSFLNLVDFDALYGHRRDPIGYGKALEEYDARLSEVLPHLNEDDLLIITADHGNDPVHHGTDHTREYVPLLVYNKKISAGQQLPLRETFADIGATIAENFNVSMPKNGKSFLKELI
- the xerD gene encoding site-specific tyrosine recombinase XerD, whose amino-acid sequence is MEEQLKDFMHFLLVEKGLAKNTLVSYERDLKSYSKYMKEVEMVGLTDIQRAHIVRFLGFLKDNGKSSKTIARHIASIRAFHQFLFRDRVTEEDPTVHIESPQGERSLPKVLSMKEVEALLEFPNKLDHFGKRDKAMLELLYATGIRVSELIQLNMDDVHLMMGFVRCIGKGNKERIIPIGGAATRALTEYLEEGRPAFISKKEVGDALFLNHHGRRLSRQGFWKILKRLGKEAEINKEITPHTLRHSFATHLLENGADLRAVQEMLGHADISTTQIYTHVTKTRLKDVYSQYHPRA
- a CDS encoding YqzK family protein, with protein sequence MLQWSKVVFRTAKVFLLFVGCTVLFYYALIWFNEEYQDFHRYDEPSGAAVKVSGDGKAEEFSWKERIFLFYLNGE
- a CDS encoding Fur family transcriptional regulator is translated as MESRIDRIKKLLHSSSYKLTPQREATVRVLLENEEDHLSAEDVYLLVKEKSPEIGLATVYRTLELLTELKIVDKINFGDGVSRYDLRQEGAAHFHHHLVCIECGAVDEIQEDLLGDVEKVVERDWNFKIKDHRLTFHGICHRCIEKSAD
- the spoIIM gene encoding stage II sporulation protein M, whose product is MKKNKYQNILANHFREHSSIYLFIAVLFLMGVIFGAIVVNSLTLSQKEDLFYYLSQFFSQISNGKVADSKDLFIQSFSHNSKFIGLMWLLGISIIGLPVILILLFIKGMVVGFTVGFLVNQMGWNGFLLSFVSVLPQNIIIIPIFIISATLSVSFSFKMIRQQFMKKMGEPMLPLFGRYMFLLFAAMIFLAAAAGVEAYISPGLMKSIINMVESFIGFIPKV
- a CDS encoding GNAT family N-acetyltransferase codes for the protein MKPILLDFPPRIETDRLYLRPCLPGDGKLVLDSIQHSLQELQDWLPFAHKQQTYEEIEENIRRSYAKFILREDIRLHIFLKETDTFIGSTGLHKINWDARIFEIGYWCDSRFAGCGYITESTKGLVQFAKDVLKANRIEIRCDPLNTKSRNIPEKLGFTLEGIQRKDCMSADGSTLRDTCVFALT
- a CDS encoding endonuclease Q family protein; the protein is MIRIFADLHIHIGRTASGKAVKITGSRTLTLLNIIEYASFQKGLDMIGIIDCHSPEILMEMDEYIAKGRMVQKTGGGLEMDGITIIPGSELEIYDDSCKGPIHVLCYMPTLTAMKEFSSWLSKYMKNIQLSSQRIYVTGKELQKMVKSLGGLFIPAHIFTPYKSLYGSGVKASLSEVFDPDLIDAVELGLSSNTMMADQIKELHSYTYITNSDAHSLAKIAREYQILEVEEASFTELEKALQGVDGRQVAENYGMDPLLGKYHNTVCLKCHKPLGEEEEVCSSCGHKNGKKGVAARIKELATAGDKPSRPPYIHQVPLEFIPGLGKKTLEKLLHYFSTEMQIIHEAPYEQLAEILPTQVAEYIQAARAGKLSLTVGGGGRYGRVSNKNDE
- a CDS encoding NUDIX hydrolase — protein: MENLEEKTISTEKIFNGRIISLQVDEVMLPNGSTSKREIIKHPGAVAVIAITEEGKLVVVEQYRKALEKAIVEIPAGKLEKDEDPALCARRELEEETGYGCKEMKLISSFYTSPGFADEIVHVYLASGLYKIENAAELDEDEFVNLMEITMEEAQSLITEQKIFDAKTMYAVQYWQLLGK
- the mciZ gene encoding Z-ring formation inhibitor MciZ; translation: MKIYKQEKAIILTGKAWQVRHMLKNYRKDYVYIKDWIKGEKTLQKKEDKL